DNA sequence from the Cottoperca gobio chromosome 10, fCotGob3.1, whole genome shotgun sequence genome:
TACGGTCGGTCGAAATGCTATAGTTAGCTTCTTTAGTTGAATATTTTCTTACAAACAGAGTTCAATAATGGCTAATAAATGTAGCTatatgaaatgtcaaaaatcATAAGGCAGTTGACCGTATTACCATCTCCAGCACAGGTTTCTTTTCCCCTTCAACAGCCATGCTTCATATTCCGACTCTGAACGTCAATACAAATTGCTTTGACTTCCAGCCCTCACCACTGTCTGACAGGCAAGAGGTAGCACTGGGGCTTTGTCCcacaaaacgtgtgtgtgtttgataatAGCTACATCTTTCAAGAGACATATTCAGAAATATAATGGTAAAATAATAGAAAAGTGTCTGAAATAAAGTCTGTTTGGTAGTCCACACAAGTTGAAGATTTGTTTggctaaagttaaacaaaaataactaGCCTAGTCTCAGAAAGCTGCCATTGAAACGGAAAAACAAAGTAAGTATTTCTATGATGCAGATTCAAATACATAACATCTTTCAATTTTCcatattttgataataataataataataataataataataataataataataataataataaagagacaaaagaacCTCACTTAACTGAACATATACTCGTGCACAGTTTTGTAATCTGTGCTTTCATTCTCTTCAGCTGGCTTTGCTGTGTGAGGCAGTGCTGtaatgtattgatttatttgttattaagAACCTGTCCCTGCCCCGTTATGTTACAAATAGACTTGACAGAATCAAACCTCCTAAGAACATCAATTACTTAAGAAATAGTAACAATCTAGTTATTGTTGAAcatagaaaaaaagaacatgcttaaaatattgaaataacacaaaagatatatatatatacaaatcaaGACAGTTACAATAGAGTGGGTTATCCATTGCAGCAGCGGTTAAATTGCCTGCAAGACTATCATGAGGGTTTTCATTACTTTATCACCAAACTGTCGCCATAGTGAGACGTAGGTCTGAAAACATGTGACGATAACACGGCATAACAGGAAGTAAACGTATGTAGTtcttaatacaaaacaatataattgAGTACGTGGCCTAAGGAATGTGGTAAGAACTACATTTCCTAACATAGGAGGGAATTCTTTTTCCGGTCTGGAGGTCTGTGCCAATTGCAAAACAGAAGTCACTCGAAAGGGATTAGCTAGCTTGCTAGCAGGTGAAATCTCTTTAGATGTTGGGATCTGTGCTACATTAGCTACCTTGAACAGTGCTGACACATCGAGGTATTGGATTCATTGTTATATATCACTGTTAATTGCGTTACTCAAAACGATAATTGGTATTGCGACAAACAGGTAACAGCTACCAAACGCCGTCATGTACATTGGTCAAATCAGTATTAGCTAGCTAGCCTGTTGTTTTCGAGACCCTTAATCTGTCTTTCGTTTTCTTTTCTCGTGACAACTGGATCATGTAGCTGGTAAAGCTAGTTAGTTTAGTGGTTacaaatattcacacacattgTGTATGTATTATCTGTAACGTTAACTTTACCCTGAAACGTTTCACCAGAACCATCTTCTGTTAAGCAATCTCCTCTTTCCCCAGCCCATCCTGCAAGTAACATCTCACTGTTCTTGTTGTTGTCAGCGAGTAATAGAGCTGAAACCCcagctgttgccatggcaatcCTATTTGCTGTGGTGGCTCGTGGAACCACCATCCTGGCAAAGCATGCATGGTGTGGCGGCAACTTCCTGGAAGTGACTGAACAGATTTTAGCCAAAATCCCATCAGAGAATAACAAATTGACCTACAGCCATGGCAGGTAGGacctacacactcacacacatgcacgcctTCAGTTACACTTTACTCCTGCTGTGGCTACATGTGTCTGCAGGTCTTTCCCAGTTCAGGAAAGTGCATATCCTTGTAATATGTGCAAGTGGTGATGTGATAAGTATATAGCGTAATAGAAAGTGCAccatggatttaaaaaaaagttgcaaaCTTATCCACAGTGCTGTATGAAATACCTCTCATCTGATGGACACGTTATGAAGACAGACCTACCCTCATTAGTTCCCATGGGTTTCCTCAGGCATGTGTAAAGTTTGGTTGTCAACTATGGctacgcacacagaaacaggcTATACTTGTTGTCAGcaggttaaagaaagaaattagaCATGCGTGTAGTGTTAGAGTGATTCTTCTAAAATACAAGCTCACATGCAGTTTGGTCAGACTTTCCCACAGTCCTCTACAAAATTATGTCACATTAATTTCAGCCATACACTAatttaaatgacaaacaaaattACTTCCAAGTCACAACTTTAACAGCCACTTGGGTATTGCAATTTAATTTAGTTCGATAGGAGTTGATATGAAGAACTCCTCCGACATAACTATTCTCCAGCATGATGTTACTTTCATCACTCAGGGTCTGTTTCATGCGTATTCACACACTTGTGAAACCTGGAACCTTTTACAGCTGTGTTCACTGACTCTTTTTCTTAAAACCTAAAAAACAGTGacagtatttacatttacatggaCAATTCTGAAACCAGACAACAGGAAAGAAATGGAGAATGATATAAGTTAATGTTAATATAAgttaacattaataaaaacGTATTGATCCCACAAATCCCCCAAATGTACTTATTAAAGCAGCTCAACAGTCAAAAAAggcaaaagacaaaaataaaaaacaagatagCTATATATTGATatgtgtatctatctgtatcatATAGAGTTACAGCTCATTTACTACAGTTTATCTGTGGTTAATGTTTCCTTAGACATTTTACAGTGCATGCAGTTTACTGAATTAAACTGTGTTCTTTTTAGCAATATATCTGTAATGTTGacacattttgactttttttcttttatagctATCTCTTTCATTACATCTGCCATGACAGAATCATATACCTGTGTATCACTGATGACGTAAGTATATAATGGACCCTGATatctgtgcatttatttgtttaggGGTGAGTAAGTTGGGTGATAGATATTTAAGGTCCCTTCATGTGAATAGTTGAATATAAAGACCAGTGGAATAACCCAGTCACTttgagaaacagaaataaaggtATTGCACTGTATTGTATTTGTGAAGTACGGTAATATATTGAGCCTATTACAACAACAAGCAGGACAATACACTCCGAGACACACAGTAACCATTTAGaaagacatgtttcatgttACTCGACCTTTCAATGGGAATTTACTTCAAATTATAACTCTTATGTTAAAATTATTTTGTACTAAAGGACTTTGAGAGGTCGCGTGCATTCAGCTTCCTCGGTGAAGTCAAGAAGCGCTTCCAGACTACGTACGGGTCGCGAGCTCAAACGGCCCTGCCTTACGCCATGAACAGCGAGTTCTCCTCAACACTGGCAGCTCAGATGGTGAGTATGAAAAGAACATATTGAGCTACATACTCTATGTGAGGGCGCTGAAGCTGCTTTTTACTTCTGTagtctatttttattttaaacacgcATACAGATTTAGTAACAACTATTTACACTGCGATCCCCTTTCCATTTCCTTCTTGTCCCCCACCTTTCTGTTTGTAGAAACACCACTCCGACCCACGAGGGACAGATCGTGTCACTGAGACTCAGATGCAAGTGGATGACCTGAAGGGCATTATGGTCCGCAACATAGGTGAGCTCCTCATGAGTTTCTCCATGGCACTGTGATACTGAGAGGACCTCTTTTAATATGGGGCTATGACATAATAATTAAAGTGCATGTCCATTTAAATGAATCAGACAAAGCTTACTATTTGTGAGTGGCATTTCttctttaaattatttcaattattttgaTGGTTTACTTCACAGACATCTAAGAAGGCAGTCTAATGCGTTGATAGATGCATATTCTCTCACAAAGCAAATAAATTAAGACTAAAAAGACTAAGTCAGGAggtataaatgatataaaaatgtatttacattaaagtaaaacaatgtaaatacaCCAAAagaagcaataataataatattgatagaTACATACGGTATATACACATACCCTGTAAACATACTTGCATCTATACGCACAtggagacattttaaaatatctaaGTAAATACTTGATctgaaaataaactattttctcCCTTCCCATAATCATATCCCCGTCCCGCAAATATGGTGCACTGTAGGTTTTTGGTTTTAAGTCCTTAATACAGAGCATTCTCAGTTCTtcacttttaaatgaatgcagtgCGTTGCATCAGTGACCTCCTCATTGTGAAGTGCCAATGAAGCGTTGCTATTTGTTGGCCTTCATGCCTAAAGCAAATGTTCTGGCTAAATAATTACGCAATATTTCAATAAGTAACATCTTGATGAAAACTGGGGGATTACAGTCTCAAATGTCTTTGCTCTGGTTCTTTTGTGTCTCCCAACTTAACTTCGGCTCTCTTTTTACAGACTTGGTcgctcagagaggagagaagctgGAGTTGCTGATCGACAAGACAGAAAATCTGGTTGACTCAGTGAGTTTAAAGTGCAGTGGTGATTCCCTGCTTATCCTTCTTGTTTTCTGGTGCACATTTGTCAGTATACAAATCTATTATGTCATGGTATTCATGCAAGCTATTTGTCCACAAATGAAGTCACTGATGTTTCTTTACTCTTCATCTAGTCGGTCACATTTAAGACCACAAGTCGTAACCTGGCACGAGCCATGTGTATGAAGAACCTCAAGCTGACTGTTGTCATTGTGCTTGTGTGCCTGGTGAGTATGGACAGAAATAGTATTTGGTGAGATGTTGGTTATTGTTGGGAGGCAGCAGTGTGATGGGTCTTTAGCCATTTTGGTGGATTATTACTTAGAATAGTGCCCCCTGTTGCTCTGACAAAAATGTCTGTCGAAAAGCTGCCATGAAAtgatatagtattattattttccactttcactaaATCATTCAATCTTTTAACTAACGTCAGTCCTGATCTTTACGACCAAATATGCATTCATATTCATAGTTTAGAAttgtaaccctttaaatgcAAGTTTGTTTAAAAACTGCCTCTGTtgttaatatttagtttttctggGATATGTTaaagattaataaaacatttgatgcattttatttgttgcGCAGGAAACCAGTAAAATTGCATGTATTTGCACCGTagggcaaacatgagaaaataacTACATTTGGTGGAAAATGGTAAAAATTACAGTTTTGAAGCCAGGTCTCCGGATTGAAAGCCTGATGCATGATGTTGTGCTTTTATGGCCGTGGAATCAAAACATTTGGTTTTAATGGGGACATTTGTGTCCTtaagtgtctgtattttggttatacactttattattgacttattataggagctgaggttgaactttcaaaataaaatgattgtgAAATTAAAAAGCCACAAATGTCCCGAGTGAGGCACAAAGGTTaaattgtttctttcttttctttaccatGAAAAACCCAGATTACTTTGTTACTCCAGCTTTGATTCTCATTTGTatgatgaagacagacagacagaaaacagtgGTGCAGGAAGTGAACTTTGTTTCTGTGCTCTTTTCAGGTGGTCCTTTACATCATCGTTTCTGCTGCCTGTGGAGGCCTCAGCTGGCCCACTTGTGTCAAATGagagaaaggggaaaaaagtaAGAGGGGGAGAAGCGCCTGTTCACCTCTGCCTGCTAGCggacacaaaagaaaacacgaCTTTCCTTCCTCTACTCCTTTAGCTTCAACATCCCTGGAAGACAcatgctgctcctcctcctgcctccttcCTCGTCCCCCTCTTTGATAGCGTGCACATTGACTTGCCTTCTGGACAAGGAGTCCCACCTCTGACCCACTCTAATGACAGCAGCCATGTGGCCTAAAACTGATGTGGAACAATCATTTTGTCTTTGTACATTCATCCTGTCTCATGCACTTAGTGGCCTGATGTATCAGTTTGTGATACTGTCCTGCATCTATCTCTGTATTTAATCCATTCAGACTGATACCGTAATGAGCCACAAAGATGACAGATTGCTTTGTTATTGTCCTGCTTTTCCATTGATGTCAACAGAGACATATGCAACTATAGGTAGCATGTTACAAATCCATCGAGAAGGAATCCCACAATAAAGTGTCTGGTCCTCTGTTATATAACTGAAAACTAATTTTTGACAAAACcaatgcagtatacagtatgtgtcaaGTGGCAAATGTCTAATGTACCATGGTGGTAGTGTCTCATGAATGCCACTTTTTGCTCAAAAACATAgaattttatgatttattttagtttaatcGCCAAGCACAGTAGTATATTCTAAAAATGGCTGTTGTAAAATACCaaatatgatcaaataaatattgtaaattTGATTGATATCACTGACTCAGAAGATGTAATGGTTCTTTTAAATCAAGCCTTAGTTTATCTAATTTATCTTAAATGTTTATCTCACCCTTTCATCCGTTACCTCTGCTAGGATGTGTTCAGTGTGCCCATATGTTCTTTCTGTTAACACGATGCACTTTCTATATTGTACATAGATTTGCTTCCTGGCATAACAATGGTTTATAATcatgtaattatttaattattgtaacTCCagttttgaaataataaaatctgaTGGTATCAAGTGGTTGATCTCTTGAGATGGAAAACTTcataatattttgatatttgtggcttttattttggaCATCTTACCGAACAGCATTGATAAGAGCTGAACGGATAAAGGCAactattatttaattaattaattacaactGTTAGCAACTACCTGTTAGTTGTGAGGGGGTCGTCAACTCATCACATTGTATCAAAGTTCAAGCAAACAACATTTTTCTTCACTTCTGCGGGACAATATGAGCTTTGAATGATCGGTGACagtgtgacatttgttttttccgGATGCTTGGAAAAAGTTAAAAAAGGACCAGGTGAAAATATCTGAGAAATCTGACCTGGGAGGAAGACATGTTTGGAAGTTGGAAGTTGGATACGAGGAAAACTGACACAAATGGGGAAACCCAATGAGTTGAAGAAAGTTATGACAGCAGGTAACTGTGTTGTGAGTGAGGAGATTCTCATATTGTTGATAGTGATGGAAGTATAAAGATAAGCCAAGATAAAGACAGAagaagggagaaaagagaaggtCGTGTTGCTGAGATAAGACTtgtaaagacagaagaagatgTGCCAGATGTGAGTACAGGCAATGTAATCAGGGTCCACCAAAATGTTGTAACTGGTGGCAGTCACATGGGGGTCTGGTCTATGGGGGATGTGAAGTGATGGAAAGGGAAATGGAAATGCAGCAAGTCAGAGCTCAGTAAGATCCCATATGCACTGGCTGCCAAGGTGGTGGGCAAGAATCAGACGAGGCAAATGAAGGGGAAATAGTGATCGATTTAAAGAAGCTAGTCACTTTCATAGCAGAGGTAGTAAATGCTACAATCCAAAACAGAgagaatacaaataattgttaaGACAGCAGCTCCTCATCTAGACATCAGTGGACTGACATGGGGGGAGGTGAGGAATGATACCAGTATATAACCAGGGGCTGGATAGGCTCCTTCTACTACTGCGAGAAGTTTGTTGGCCAATGGACaggaatttaaaaaatatgtagaCGATTTATCCTGTAAACCAGATGTGGATTTTAAAAGATTTGGATATGCTTCTCTTAGGTGTGATAGGGAGATTTAGAGTATAGGAAATGAACAAGAATATGTAACAGAGATATGGACAAGTGAGggaatgtgttattattaactactgcaatcactgcaggAAACTAGATTTGATTAGCTTAACACAAATTGAAGGGTTAGATGGATGTTGGTATGTAGAGACTTTAATGCACATAGCACGTtatggggaggaggaagaacagaTGCAAATGGTGATGTAATTGAAGAACTGCTAGAAGAAAAGGGCATGGATTGTTTAAATGATGGAAGAACGACTGGATTAGATGTACACTCAGGGAACTCTTCAGTGCTAGATTCAACGCTAGTTTTTAGGAATTTAGTGGGGATATGTGATTGGGATGTGTCCGAAGAAACATCAGTAGGTAGTGATCATTTTTCCAGTGTTATGTAGACTATTACTACAGAGAAAAATATCGGGGAAATGGGTATTTAGCAGTGAAACAtgggaaatgtttaaatatatatgtgaaaTAAGAATGGATCAATCAAACTTAAATAAAGATATTGAAGAGATTGataaaaagtttaaaacaacattactaGAAATTGCTAATAAATCAATTTCTAGAAGTAAGGGAAGAATGAATTGAAAGGCTGTTCCCTGGGGGACAGAGGAGTGTGGCACAGCAGTGAAAGAAAGGAATAAAGCTGTCAGGAAGAAGAACTCATCACTTTCATAATTTATTAAACATAAGCCAGCACAAGCGAAGGTTAGGACAATTAATATGTAAAGCAAAAAGGCAAAGCTGGCAGATTTATTGTAATAAAATTGTGATATCAACTCCTGTGGGAGATGTTTGAAACATGATTAGGAGCATGAGAGGCATGAGACGGGAACGGCAGTATCCTATCCAGTGTTGAAGATGAACTTTAGTCACTCCAGTGAGAAGTGGTCACAGTGAGGACCGCTGAAAGGAGCACTAAAGAGGAGAACATCTTAACAAGGCTGAGAGTAGGACATACCAGACTTAATAAGACATTATGTGAGCACTGTCAAGTAGAGGAATCAGTGGAGCATGTCATTTTTCACTGCCAAAAGTACTGTTGAGAAcgagaaacacaaaaaagagaaatcagGAAGCTTGGAGTGGAAGGACTGTATTGGACATAGTTAGAGAGACTAGTCCAACATGTGAAAGAAACAGAGCTGATCAATAGAATTTAAGTTCAGTGAAGTGTATTCttcttgttttacatttgtattgttgttattattattattattattattattattattattattattattattattattattattattattattattattattataataatttatttttaaagaataaataattcCGGTCCACACTCCAACATAGTAGCTGGCGGTAATGCACTTAACGCTGGTTGACACCTGCCGTAAAACCGAAGAAGAAGAACGTTCATTAGGACCGCGGCGCACCTGCCCGCGCTCGTGACAGGTAACGTTACAAGCTTTGTAACaatgtttaattatgtttttatcaaCTTCATTTACTACTGTATGTTTCATTTGTTGGGCATGTGGAGAGGTCGTTTATATGTTTTCTCGCACATTATTATCCAACTTTAGGTAAACTATTTGAGATACCAAAAGGTTCAACCTCCTGTCAACAGAAATTAAGTCTAGCTTGTTGTTTGCTTGATAACTAGCTTATCTAACATCAGGCTTGATTAATTTTTTTGCTAAACGCTGTTTTCTATTCTCCCATTGGTTTTTCGACCGTTGAAATTCATGAAACCTAATGTCCGCTATGTTTGTAACTTTATTCGGCACGACTAACACTAATACCGGGGCATTTTAACATAATACCAGCATGTTCCCTAATCTTTTAAAGGCTCGCAGACGTTTTGCGTTTGAAGGAcgtttaaaaagtattttcctTGCTATTTGTAGATGCAATTTGGATGTAAGGTATTTCAACAAATAACACATGTTTCTAAAATGTATTACCCACCCTAGCTTTAGGCCTTATTCAATTCATTTTCACTATTTAAGtaattcatttcctttttagaGTGCCCCTGAAATGTcctatattgtatataatgtcctatgtttaaacattttttaagaccGTGGGGACAAACATTGCTACTTATTGTTTTCCACCCCCTGGACATTCCACGTGTATTCAGTGTAAGCATCACAGTTGAGAGAACTGAATGAAAAGTTAACCAAGACACATTTGCACAGCTGCTGAGACATCTGACATACTCACTAGATGTCATAGGCCCCCAGCTTTGTCTTAAAAGCCTCTTCTATTTCTTCTTGCTTGAACAGACTGACCAATGCTGACTGTTGAAAGACAGTGACATACTATTCTTCTAACCACGCTCATTGGTGGGGTTTTGTTCTCCTGGTTCTTACAGAGGACAGCGTTGTCCCTGTGGTATGCTGGCTGGAATCCCCCAGCTTGACCTGCTGCCCTGCTGTAGTGTCGTGCAGCTCTGTGCCTGGGCTTTTGATTGCTCTCCCTGCTACTCATAACTGCTCACTGTATGATACTGATATGTCCAGGCACCCATGCAAAGGCAACGAAAGGCCATTTGAGCCTTTCTGCACAGTGCCTGAGGGGCTTCAGAAATAGAGAAGCATTGTTCTGTTCTCACTCGGgttttaaatgtacagtataatgcaATTTGAAGGCAGGAACTTGCATATGATTTCTCTTATATGATAACTATTACAAAATAACCAAATTGTAACTAACCAACTTGTAaaacaacttttcttttaagAACTATACAATTCGCCTTTTATCTcaggatttcattcatttctgtcacgaaaactaaatgaaaattgttattgttatttggATTATTATGTAAGatgtaaacctttttttttttttttttttataagaagaaaaataaaaaagctcacAGGATAAGGGCACGGTGAAGAGCTGAACAGAAGTTATATTCAGAGCCATGCCTCTTTGCTAAACATTCTCGTCCTGCATTAGAAATTCTTAAGAAAAAGGCCAACACATCTGCATTTGTGTTAACAATAGATGCATGAAGACCAATGTCAAAATCCTTAGATTACATAACTAGACTTCACAGATTTCACAGGACTAATTCTCAAATCTGAGGAGATGATGAGCCTACTCTGTACCATGATTTACATCTTGTCTCTAGTTAAGATTAGACTGTAGTTTCTAGGGTCAGGGGCCTTGTATAGATTAGGCATAAATAGCATAGGGTTTAGGGGGTCTTAGACTCTGGTGTCGCACCACTGCTGTAGTGCTGGGATCAAGTGTCGAGCTCTTTGTGTGCAACATGAGGCAGTGACATTATCAGTGGAGGACTGTGAAGAACTTATCACCAACATTGTAATGTGTTTTGGAGTAAGTGAGTTTCTATGCAAATTCTGGTTGGGAACTGTCATAGGGCAACATTCCCCCAGGAAACCAGGCCCCGTGTCATTCTGCTCCCCTTTTAACTTATCCCTTCCTAAAAAGCAGCCTGATGCGTTCCCTCATAAAAGAGGGACTCTGGCTGCTTAGCAACAGTGAATGCCAACTCCGCCTGGCAGGCCATGGCCACTCCCCCGGCACTGGGCTCGGCATGGATAAGGTAACATATTACTTTCTTCCTTGCTCACTCACTCTGTGAACTTGGGAGTGGAGCTCTACACTGAGCA
Encoded proteins:
- the sybl1 gene encoding vesicle-associated membrane protein 7 isoform X1, producing the protein MKTSNRAETPAVAMAILFAVVARGTTILAKHAWCGGNFLEVTEQILAKIPSENNKLTYSHGSYLFHYICHDRIIYLCITDDDFERSRAFSFLGEVKKRFQTTYGSRAQTALPYAMNSEFSSTLAAQMKHHSDPRGTDRVTETQMQVDDLKGIMVRNIDLVAQRGEKLELLIDKTENLVDSSVTFKTTSRNLARAMCMKNLKLTVVIVLVCLVVLYIIVSAACGGLSWPTCVK
- the sybl1 gene encoding vesicle-associated membrane protein 7 isoform X2; the protein is MAILFAVVARGTTILAKHAWCGGNFLEVTEQILAKIPSENNKLTYSHGSYLFHYICHDRIIYLCITDDDFERSRAFSFLGEVKKRFQTTYGSRAQTALPYAMNSEFSSTLAAQMKHHSDPRGTDRVTETQMQVDDLKGIMVRNIDLVAQRGEKLELLIDKTENLVDSSVTFKTTSRNLARAMCMKNLKLTVVIVLVCLVVLYIIVSAACGGLSWPTCVK